The Burkholderia mayonis genome window below encodes:
- a CDS encoding CopD family protein, whose amino-acid sequence MAMLWVKTFHIVLIASWFAGLFYLPRIYVNLAMETDPAAVRRLLAMARKLFRFMTIIAVPALACGLWLWLVIGIGQGQGWIHAKLAVVLLLIVYHAYCGHLLKVFERGENRRSDKWYRVFNELPVLGMLAAVALAVIKPF is encoded by the coding sequence ATGGCTATGCTCTGGGTCAAGACCTTCCACATCGTGCTGATCGCGTCGTGGTTCGCGGGGCTCTTCTATCTGCCGCGCATCTACGTGAACCTCGCGATGGAAACCGATCCCGCCGCGGTCCGGCGTCTGCTCGCGATGGCGCGCAAGCTGTTCCGCTTCATGACGATCATCGCGGTGCCGGCGCTCGCGTGCGGCCTGTGGCTGTGGCTCGTGATCGGCATCGGGCAGGGGCAGGGATGGATACACGCGAAGCTCGCGGTCGTGCTGCTGCTCATCGTGTATCACGCGTACTGCGGGCATCTGCTGAAGGTGTTCGAGCGCGGCGAGAACCGCCGCTCGGACAAGTGGTATCGCGTGTTCAACGAGCTGCCGGTGCTCGGGATGCTCGCGGCCGTCGCGCTCGCGGTGATCAAGCCGTTCTGA
- a CDS encoding MurR/RpiR family transcriptional regulator, which yields MLPRIEAIRAQLRPSERKLADFVLAAPREVLDLSMTELAALAGASQPTIARFCQALGCSGFREFKIRLAQSVAPGVASVYRDVEPDERAPGIIGKVFDRTIGALIEVRNSLSATSVADAIELLSRASRIEFYGAGGSGIAAQDIQHKFFRLGVPSVAYSDPHTFSMSAALLGANDVVVAISNTGRTRDIVDAARAALACGAKVISITHSHSPLAQLSTVSLASNVAEETDVFSPMTSRMSHLAIGDILAVGVALRRGPELVDRLGRAKEAITRRRIGVEAKAAKDASKEAVKDAVKTARDVEGVKD from the coding sequence ATGCTTCCCCGTATCGAGGCGATCCGCGCCCAGCTCCGCCCGTCCGAGCGCAAGCTTGCCGACTTCGTGCTCGCCGCGCCGCGCGAGGTGCTCGACCTGTCGATGACCGAGCTCGCCGCCCTCGCGGGCGCGAGCCAGCCGACGATCGCGCGCTTTTGCCAGGCGCTCGGCTGCAGCGGCTTTCGCGAGTTCAAGATCCGGCTCGCGCAAAGCGTCGCGCCGGGCGTCGCGTCGGTCTATCGCGACGTCGAGCCCGACGAGCGCGCGCCCGGCATCATCGGCAAGGTGTTCGATCGCACGATCGGCGCGCTGATCGAGGTGCGCAACAGCCTGTCGGCGACGAGCGTCGCCGATGCGATCGAGCTGCTGTCGCGCGCGTCGCGGATCGAGTTCTACGGCGCGGGCGGCTCCGGCATCGCCGCACAGGACATCCAGCACAAGTTCTTCCGGCTCGGCGTGCCGAGCGTCGCGTATTCGGATCCGCATACGTTCTCGATGTCGGCGGCGCTCCTCGGCGCGAACGACGTCGTCGTCGCGATCTCGAACACCGGGCGCACGCGCGACATCGTCGACGCCGCGCGCGCGGCGCTCGCGTGCGGCGCGAAGGTCATCTCGATCACGCACAGCCACTCGCCGCTCGCGCAGCTCTCGACGGTGAGCCTCGCGTCGAACGTCGCCGAGGAAACCGACGTGTTCTCGCCGATGACATCGCGGATGTCGCATCTGGCGATCGGCGACATCCTCGCGGTCGGCGTCGCGCTGCGGCGCGGGCCCGAACTCGTCGACCGGCTCGGCCGCGCGAAGGAGGCGATCACGCGGCGGCGGATCGGCGTCGAGGCAAAAGCGGCGAAGGATGCGTCCAAGGAAGCGGTGAAGGACGCGGTAAAGACCGCGCGAGATGTCGAGGGCGTGAAAGATTAG
- a CDS encoding glutamate-5-semialdehyde dehydrogenase: MDIDQYMTDVGRRARRASRAIARASTAAKNAALEAVARAIERDADALKAANARDVARAKEKGLDAAFVDRLTLSDKALKTMIEGLRQVATLPDPIGEISNLKYRPSGIQVGQMRVPLGVIGIIYESRPNVTIDAAALCLKSGNATILRGGSEALESNTALAKLIGEGLEAAGLPQDAVQVVETADRAAVGKLITMIEYVDVIVPRGGKSLIERLINEARVPMIKHLDGICHVYVDDRANLTKALTVCDNAKTHRYGTCNTMETLLVARGIAPAVLSPLGRLYREKDVELRVDPDARAVLEAAGVGPLVDATEEDWRTEYLAPVLAIKIVDGIDAAIEHINHYGSHHTDAIVTEDHDRAMRFLREVDSASVMVNASTRFADGFEFGLGAEIGISNDKLHARGPVGLEGLTSLKYVVLGHGEGRQ; this comes from the coding sequence ATGGATATCGATCAGTACATGACGGACGTCGGCCGCCGCGCGCGGCGTGCCTCGCGCGCAATCGCGCGCGCGTCCACCGCTGCGAAGAACGCCGCGCTCGAAGCGGTCGCGCGGGCGATCGAGCGCGACGCCGACGCACTGAAGGCGGCCAACGCGCGCGACGTCGCACGTGCGAAGGAGAAGGGCCTCGACGCGGCGTTCGTCGATCGCCTGACGCTGTCCGACAAGGCGCTGAAGACGATGATCGAAGGATTGCGCCAGGTCGCGACGCTGCCGGATCCGATCGGCGAGATCAGCAACCTCAAGTACCGCCCGAGCGGCATCCAGGTCGGCCAGATGCGCGTGCCGCTCGGCGTGATCGGGATCATTTACGAATCGCGGCCGAACGTGACGATCGACGCGGCCGCGCTGTGTCTCAAGTCCGGCAACGCGACGATCCTGCGCGGCGGCTCGGAGGCGCTCGAGTCGAACACCGCGCTCGCGAAGCTGATCGGCGAGGGGCTCGAGGCCGCGGGGCTGCCGCAGGACGCGGTGCAGGTCGTCGAGACCGCCGATCGCGCGGCGGTCGGCAAGCTGATCACGATGATCGAGTACGTCGACGTGATCGTGCCGCGCGGCGGCAAGAGCCTGATCGAGCGCCTGATCAACGAGGCGCGCGTGCCGATGATCAAGCATCTCGACGGCATCTGCCATGTGTACGTCGACGATCGCGCGAACCTGACGAAGGCGCTCACCGTCTGCGACAACGCGAAGACGCACCGCTACGGCACGTGCAACACGATGGAGACGCTGCTCGTCGCGCGCGGGATCGCGCCTGCCGTGCTGTCGCCGCTCGGCCGGCTGTATCGCGAAAAGGACGTCGAGCTGCGCGTCGATCCGGACGCGCGCGCGGTGCTCGAGGCGGCGGGCGTCGGCCCGCTCGTCGACGCGACCGAGGAGGATTGGCGCACCGAATATCTCGCGCCCGTGCTCGCGATCAAGATCGTCGACGGCATCGATGCGGCAATCGAGCACATCAACCATTACGGCTCCCATCACACCGACGCGATCGTCACCGAAGATCACGACCGCGCGATGCGCTTCCTGCGCGAGGTCGATTCGGCGAGCGTGATGGTGAACGCGTCGACGCGCTTCGCCGACGGCTTCGAGTTCGGCCTCGGCGCGGAGATCGGCATCTCGAACGACAAGCTGCACGCGCGCGGCCCGGTCGGGCTCGAAGGACTCACGTCGCTGAAGTACGTGGTGCTCGGGCACGGCGAAGGGCGTCAGTGA
- the edd gene encoding phosphogluconate dehydratase — protein MATLHPTLASVTERVIARSRPTRQAYLARIDAAQGRFPARGALSCANLAHGFAGLEGSDKFAIKAIREPNIGIVSAYNEMLSAHAPYQTFPDIIKAAARERGGVAQFAGGVPAMCDGVTQGNPGMELSLFSREVIAMSTAVALTHNMFDAALCLGICDKIVPGLLIGALQFGHLPTIFVPAGPMTSGLSNDDKAKIRQQFATGQVGRDALLEAESAAYHGHGTCTFYGTANSNQMLMEVMGLHLPSAAFVHPHTPLRDALTAEAARRVLELTVERGNYTPIGHVIDEKAIVNGIVALLATGGSTNHTLHLVAIARAAGILIDWDDFDALSAAVPLLAKIYPNGKADVNHFHAAGGIAFLVRNLLEGGLLHDDVTTVAGKGLAHYTNEPRLIDGKLTWVPGVDASADDKVLRPITAPFQPDGGLRLMQGRLGRGVIKISAVAPEHRQVKAPAIVFDSQEAVQAAFDAGELTRDFVAVVRFQGARANGMPELHRLTPLLGVLQDEGYRVALVTDGRMSGASGKVPAVIHVSPEALLSGPLGKVQTGDTIVIDAQAGVLDVEIDDAQWAARAVAQPAHQAENEVGFGRELFGVFRAAAAPAEQGASVFGALVGEAAHVTV, from the coding sequence ATGGCCACGCTGCACCCCACTCTTGCGTCCGTCACCGAGCGCGTGATCGCGCGCAGCCGACCGACCCGCCAAGCCTATCTCGCTCGCATCGACGCCGCGCAAGGCCGGTTTCCGGCGCGCGGCGCGCTGTCGTGCGCGAACCTCGCGCACGGCTTCGCGGGCCTCGAGGGCAGCGACAAGTTCGCGATCAAGGCGATCCGCGAGCCGAACATCGGCATCGTGTCGGCGTACAACGAGATGCTGTCCGCGCACGCGCCGTACCAGACCTTCCCCGACATCATCAAGGCGGCCGCGCGCGAGCGCGGCGGCGTCGCGCAATTCGCGGGCGGTGTGCCGGCGATGTGCGACGGCGTCACGCAGGGCAATCCGGGGATGGAGCTGTCGCTCTTCTCGCGCGAAGTGATCGCGATGAGCACGGCGGTCGCGCTCACGCACAACATGTTCGATGCGGCCCTTTGTCTCGGCATCTGCGACAAGATCGTGCCGGGCCTCTTGATCGGCGCGCTGCAGTTCGGCCATCTGCCGACGATCTTCGTGCCGGCGGGCCCGATGACGAGCGGCCTGTCGAACGACGACAAGGCGAAGATCCGCCAGCAGTTCGCGACCGGCCAGGTCGGCCGCGACGCGCTGCTCGAAGCGGAATCGGCCGCGTATCACGGCCACGGCACCTGCACGTTCTACGGCACCGCGAACAGCAACCAGATGCTGATGGAAGTGATGGGGCTGCATTTGCCGAGCGCGGCGTTCGTCCATCCGCACACGCCGCTGCGCGACGCGCTGACGGCCGAGGCCGCGCGCCGCGTGCTCGAGCTCACGGTCGAGCGCGGCAACTACACGCCGATCGGCCACGTGATCGACGAGAAGGCGATCGTCAACGGGATCGTCGCGCTGCTCGCGACGGGCGGCTCGACGAACCACACGCTGCACCTCGTGGCGATCGCGCGCGCGGCGGGCATCCTGATCGACTGGGACGACTTCGACGCGCTGTCGGCCGCGGTGCCGCTTCTCGCGAAGATCTATCCGAACGGCAAGGCAGACGTGAATCACTTCCACGCGGCGGGCGGCATCGCGTTCCTCGTGCGCAACCTGCTCGAAGGCGGCTTGCTGCACGACGACGTGACGACCGTCGCGGGCAAGGGCCTTGCGCACTACACGAACGAGCCGCGCCTGATCGACGGCAAGCTGACGTGGGTGCCGGGCGTCGACGCGAGCGCCGACGACAAGGTGCTGCGGCCGATCACCGCGCCGTTCCAGCCGGACGGCGGGCTGCGCCTGATGCAGGGGCGTCTCGGCCGCGGCGTGATCAAGATTTCGGCGGTCGCGCCCGAGCACCGCCAGGTGAAGGCTCCGGCGATCGTGTTCGATTCGCAGGAAGCGGTGCAGGCCGCGTTCGACGCGGGCGAATTGACGCGCGATTTCGTCGCGGTGGTGCGCTTCCAGGGCGCGCGTGCGAACGGGATGCCGGAGCTGCATCGGCTTACGCCGCTGCTCGGCGTGCTGCAGGACGAGGGCTACCGCGTCGCGCTCGTGACGGACGGCCGGATGTCCGGCGCGTCGGGCAAGGTGCCGGCCGTGATCCACGTGTCGCCCGAGGCGCTCTTGAGCGGCCCGCTCGGCAAGGTACAAACGGGCGATACGATCGTGATCGACGCGCAAGCCGGCGTGCTCGACGTCGAGATCGACGACGCGCAGTGGGCGGCGCGCGCGGTCGCGCAGCCCGCGCATCAGGCGGAAAACGAAGTCGGCTTCGGCCGCGAGTTGTTCGGCGTGTTCCGCGCGGCGGCCGCGCCGGCGGAACAGGGCGCGTCGGTGTTCGGCGCGTTGGTGGGCGAAG
- the holA gene encoding DNA polymerase III subunit delta, with the protein MQLRLDALEPHLAKGLAGLYVVYGDEPLLAQEACDRIRAAARAAGFTERSVHTVERGFDWSTLIGASQAMSLFGDRQLVELRIPSGKPGKDGADALKTLAGADNPDVLMLVTLPRLDSATQKSAWFTALLNAGVALKVDPVDRAQLPNWIGQRLALQGQRVAPGEDGRRALAFVAERVEGNLLAAHQEIQKLGLLYPAGTLRFEQIQDAVLNVARYDVFKLNEAMLAGDAARLARMIDGLKGEGEALVLVLWAVVDELRTLLKIKRGVAAGKPLAVLVRENRVWGPRERLVGPALSRVSEAELEHALAFAARLDRQVKGLAAVSRGPARGEPPPDPWDGLFQLAMTVARAAGPGGDMPRRPA; encoded by the coding sequence ATGCAACTGCGACTTGACGCGCTGGAGCCGCATCTCGCGAAAGGGCTCGCCGGGCTGTACGTCGTCTACGGCGACGAGCCGCTGCTCGCGCAGGAGGCGTGCGACCGGATCCGCGCGGCCGCGCGCGCGGCGGGCTTCACCGAGCGCTCGGTGCATACCGTCGAGCGCGGCTTCGACTGGAGCACGCTGATCGGCGCGAGCCAGGCGATGTCGCTGTTCGGCGACCGGCAACTGGTCGAGCTGCGGATTCCGTCCGGCAAGCCCGGCAAGGACGGCGCCGACGCGCTGAAGACGCTCGCCGGCGCGGACAATCCGGACGTGCTGATGCTCGTCACGCTGCCGCGGCTCGATTCGGCGACGCAGAAATCCGCGTGGTTCACCGCGCTCCTGAACGCGGGCGTTGCACTCAAGGTCGATCCGGTCGACCGCGCGCAATTGCCGAACTGGATCGGCCAGCGGCTCGCACTGCAGGGCCAGCGGGTCGCGCCGGGCGAGGACGGACGGCGCGCGCTCGCGTTCGTCGCCGAGCGCGTCGAGGGCAATCTGCTTGCCGCGCACCAGGAGATTCAGAAGCTCGGCCTGCTGTATCCGGCCGGCACGCTGAGGTTCGAGCAGATCCAGGATGCGGTGCTGAACGTCGCGCGCTACGACGTGTTCAAGCTCAACGAAGCGATGCTCGCGGGCGACGCCGCGCGGCTCGCGCGGATGATCGACGGCCTGAAAGGCGAGGGCGAGGCGCTCGTGCTCGTGCTGTGGGCGGTCGTCGACGAACTGCGCACGCTGCTCAAGATCAAGCGCGGCGTCGCGGCCGGCAAGCCGCTTGCCGTGCTCGTGCGCGAGAACCGCGTGTGGGGGCCGCGCGAGCGGCTCGTCGGGCCCGCGCTCTCGCGCGTGTCCGAAGCGGAGCTCGAGCACGCGCTCGCATTCGCCGCGCGGCTCGACCGGCAGGTCAAGGGGCTCGCCGCGGTGTCGCGCGGCCCGGCGCGCGGCGAGCCGCCGCCTGACCCGTGGGACGGCCTGTTCCAGCTCGCGATGACGGTCGCGCGCGCGGCCGGACCTGGCGGCGACATGCCGCGCCGGCCAGCCTGA
- the lptE gene encoding LPS assembly lipoprotein LptE, whose protein sequence is MIRRSFLMLVGSAVLLSACGFKLRGQQDYAFKRLFIAGAPPAAAARLTRLVEAGSDTKLVKTADEADAVLNVSESRGQGTLTLDRFGTVQEYQLNYSLNYTLFGKDGTALIPPSTIALNRAMTYSAQYTNAKAQESEILFADMQNDAIDQLMRRLAIVRSLHPEPGQGVPAVAPRAPLPPPPL, encoded by the coding sequence GTGATCCGCAGATCGTTTTTGATGCTCGTGGGCAGCGCGGTGCTGTTGTCCGCGTGCGGTTTCAAGCTGCGCGGGCAGCAGGACTACGCGTTCAAGCGCCTGTTCATCGCCGGTGCGCCGCCCGCCGCGGCGGCGCGGCTCACGCGCCTCGTCGAGGCCGGCAGCGACACGAAGCTCGTCAAGACGGCCGACGAGGCGGACGCGGTGCTGAACGTGTCCGAGTCGCGCGGGCAGGGCACGCTGACGCTCGACCGGTTCGGCACGGTCCAGGAGTACCAGCTCAACTACTCGCTGAACTACACGCTGTTCGGCAAGGACGGCACCGCGCTGATCCCGCCGAGCACGATCGCGCTCAACCGCGCGATGACGTACAGCGCGCAGTACACGAACGCGAAGGCGCAGGAGTCCGAGATCCTGTTCGCAGACATGCAGAACGACGCGATCGATCAGCTGATGCGCCGTCTCGCGATCGTGCGCTCGCTGCATCCGGAGCCGGGCCAGGGCGTGCCGGCCGTCGCGCCGCGCGCGCCGCTGCCGCCGCCGCCGCTGTGA